In Capillimicrobium parvum, a genomic segment contains:
- a CDS encoding epoxide hydrolase family protein, whose amino-acid sequence MTPLTPFRVDIPDAQLDDLRERLARTRWPEPETVDDWSQGIPLGYVQELCAYWRDAYDWRRAEARLNAVPQFRTEIDGLGVHLLHARSPHAGALPLLMTHGWPGSVVEFLDVIGPLVDPPAHGGDAADAFHVVAPSLPGYGFSDKPTRTGWGEEHIAAAWAQLMARLGYDRYGAQGGDWGAIVTMALAQVDAGHLAGIHLNMPRADPSALRALGELTDREQAALDALAHYRRVEAGYSIQQATRPQTLGYGLVDSPAAQCAWIVEKFFTWTDCDGHPENAVARDVLLDNVMLYWLPAAGASSARLYWESFRNREFPPIDVPTGCSIFPKEIFRLSERWARTRFRDLRHFRELDRGGHFAALEQPAVFVDEVRAFFRTVR is encoded by the coding sequence ATGACCCCGCTCACCCCGTTTCGCGTCGACATCCCGGATGCGCAGCTCGACGACCTGCGCGAGCGGCTCGCGCGGACGCGCTGGCCCGAGCCCGAGACGGTCGACGACTGGTCGCAGGGCATCCCGCTCGGCTACGTGCAGGAGCTGTGCGCGTACTGGCGCGACGCCTACGACTGGCGCCGCGCGGAGGCGAGGCTCAACGCGGTCCCGCAGTTCCGCACGGAGATCGACGGGCTCGGCGTGCACCTCCTGCATGCCCGCTCGCCGCACGCCGGCGCGCTGCCGCTGCTCATGACGCACGGCTGGCCGGGCTCCGTGGTCGAGTTCCTCGACGTCATCGGGCCGCTCGTCGACCCGCCCGCGCACGGCGGCGACGCGGCCGACGCGTTCCACGTCGTCGCGCCATCGCTGCCCGGCTACGGGTTCAGCGACAAGCCGACCCGCACCGGCTGGGGCGAGGAGCACATCGCCGCCGCCTGGGCGCAGCTGATGGCGCGGCTCGGCTACGACCGCTACGGCGCGCAGGGCGGCGACTGGGGGGCGATCGTGACGATGGCGCTCGCGCAGGTCGACGCCGGGCATCTCGCCGGCATCCACCTCAACATGCCGCGCGCCGATCCCTCCGCGCTGCGGGCGCTCGGCGAGCTCACCGACCGCGAGCAGGCGGCGCTCGACGCACTCGCCCACTACCGCCGCGTCGAGGCGGGCTACTCGATCCAGCAGGCGACGCGGCCGCAGACGCTCGGCTACGGCCTCGTCGACTCCCCCGCCGCCCAGTGCGCGTGGATCGTCGAGAAGTTCTTCACGTGGACCGACTGCGACGGGCACCCCGAGAACGCCGTCGCCCGCGACGTGCTGCTCGACAACGTGATGCTCTACTGGCTGCCCGCGGCCGGCGCCTCGTCCGCCCGCCTGTACTGGGAGAGCTTCCGCAACCGCGAGTTCCCGCCGATCGACGTGCCGACGGGCTGCTCGATCTTCCCGAAGGAGATCTTCCGGCTGTCCGAGCGCTGGGCGCGCACGCGCTTCCGCGACCTGCGCCACTTCCGCGAGCTTGACCGCGGCGGCCACTTCGCCGCGCTCGAGCAGCCCGCCGTGTTCGTCGACGAGGTCCGCGCCTTCTTCCGGACCGTTCGCTGA
- a CDS encoding HAD-IC family P-type ATPase, giving the protein MTVATPPLPVPGLTEEEAARRLAARGPLPKPPTSRSYASIVRANTLTVFNAILAVFGVLTLVFGEWKDALFLGVLVANTGIGIGQEVRAKRALDRLAALVAPAATVVRSGVARDIRVADVVVGDLVRVKAGDQIVADGTLTTADGLALDESMLTGESEPVPRVAGDPALSGSFAVEGAGAYEVTAVGADSHAERVAGEARAFRHPRSPLERAMDRVLLVLVGVMAPLAVALVVSLLVRDKSIGDSVQTATAGIVNMVPEGLILLASLTAVVAATRMASRGALTQQLNAVESLASVDLLCTDKTGTLTEATLRIEALVPAAGVSEEELARALGRYAASAPARNGTLEAIAAARLGAADGEAEPVEAQVPFSSARRWSALVLGGETLVLGAPERFDLADLAEPAARHSERGRRVLAIGATEEPLPEITPDAPPPPGVRPLGLVVLAERLRPDTEQTVAFFAEEGVELRVLSGDAPPTVAAIARDAGIPSAGPPLNGGALPEDEAQLRERLLETAVVGRISPEGKRRVVTALADAGRYVGMIGDGVNDVPALKAARLAIAQGSGTQMAKSVADVVLVRGDFAAVPTMVREGRQILRNLQRVARLFVTKSVFAGFLIVALGLTTATYPLLPRHFTLASSLTIGIPAFVLALMPSSGPWRPDRFLPNVLRFSVPAGLGIGIGILAGYLLARYAFGVSLDDARTVSTIVVVLGGLATVLMLESGANAEDTPLGRKRRLAVYGLCALMLAVLVLAIAIPFLRDFYILTVPDGDMLAATAAGAAIGIGLALVGIRLTGALRPDTG; this is encoded by the coding sequence ATGACCGTCGCCACCCCGCCCCTGCCGGTCCCCGGGCTCACCGAGGAGGAGGCGGCGCGCCGGCTCGCAGCGCGCGGCCCGCTGCCCAAGCCGCCCACGAGCCGCTCCTACGCCAGCATCGTCCGCGCCAACACGCTGACGGTGTTCAACGCGATCCTCGCGGTCTTCGGCGTGCTCACGCTCGTCTTCGGCGAATGGAAGGACGCCCTGTTCCTCGGGGTGCTCGTGGCGAACACGGGGATCGGCATCGGCCAGGAGGTGCGGGCCAAGCGCGCGCTCGACCGCCTCGCCGCGCTCGTGGCCCCGGCCGCGACGGTCGTGCGCAGCGGCGTGGCGCGCGACATACGCGTCGCGGACGTCGTGGTCGGCGACCTCGTCCGGGTCAAGGCGGGCGACCAGATCGTCGCCGACGGCACGCTGACCACCGCCGACGGGCTCGCGCTCGACGAGTCGATGCTCACCGGCGAGTCCGAGCCGGTTCCCCGGGTCGCGGGCGACCCGGCGCTGTCCGGGTCGTTCGCGGTCGAGGGCGCCGGCGCCTACGAGGTCACGGCGGTCGGCGCCGACAGCCATGCGGAGCGCGTCGCCGGCGAGGCGCGCGCCTTCCGCCACCCGCGCTCGCCGCTCGAGCGCGCCATGGACAGGGTGCTGCTCGTCCTCGTCGGGGTGATGGCGCCGCTCGCCGTCGCGCTCGTCGTCTCGCTCCTGGTCCGCGACAAGAGCATCGGCGACTCCGTGCAGACCGCCACCGCCGGCATCGTCAACATGGTTCCCGAGGGGCTGATCCTGCTCGCCAGCCTCACCGCGGTGGTCGCCGCGACCCGGATGGCCTCGCGCGGCGCGCTGACCCAGCAGCTCAACGCGGTCGAGTCCCTCGCCTCGGTGGATCTGCTGTGCACCGACAAGACGGGGACGCTGACCGAGGCCACGCTGCGCATCGAGGCGCTCGTACCCGCGGCGGGCGTCAGCGAGGAGGAGCTCGCCCGCGCGCTCGGGCGCTACGCGGCCAGCGCCCCCGCGCGCAACGGGACGCTCGAGGCGATCGCCGCCGCGCGCCTCGGCGCCGCCGACGGGGAGGCCGAGCCCGTCGAGGCCCAGGTGCCGTTCTCGTCCGCGCGGCGCTGGAGCGCGCTCGTGCTCGGCGGCGAGACGCTCGTGCTCGGCGCGCCGGAGCGCTTCGACCTCGCCGATCTGGCCGAGCCCGCCGCCCGCCACAGCGAGCGCGGCCGCCGGGTCCTGGCGATCGGCGCGACCGAGGAGCCGCTGCCGGAGATCACCCCCGACGCCCCGCCCCCGCCGGGCGTGCGGCCGCTGGGCCTCGTCGTGCTCGCCGAGCGCCTGCGCCCCGACACCGAGCAGACGGTCGCGTTCTTCGCCGAGGAGGGCGTCGAGCTGCGCGTGCTCTCGGGCGACGCCCCGCCGACGGTCGCCGCGATCGCCCGGGACGCCGGCATCCCGAGCGCGGGGCCGCCGCTCAACGGCGGCGCGCTGCCCGAGGACGAGGCCCAGCTGCGCGAGCGGCTGCTGGAGACGGCGGTGGTCGGGCGCATCTCGCCGGAGGGCAAGCGCCGCGTCGTCACCGCACTCGCCGACGCCGGCCGCTACGTCGGGATGATCGGCGACGGCGTCAACGACGTCCCCGCGCTCAAGGCGGCGCGGCTGGCGATCGCGCAGGGTAGCGGGACGCAGATGGCCAAGAGCGTCGCGGACGTCGTGCTCGTCCGCGGCGACTTCGCCGCCGTCCCGACCATGGTCCGCGAAGGGCGCCAGATCCTGCGCAACCTCCAGCGGGTCGCCCGGCTCTTCGTGACGAAGTCCGTGTTCGCCGGCTTCCTCATCGTCGCGCTCGGGCTGACCACCGCGACGTATCCGCTGCTGCCGCGTCACTTCACGCTGGCGTCGTCGCTGACGATCGGCATCCCCGCGTTCGTGCTCGCGCTGATGCCGAGCTCCGGGCCCTGGCGGCCGGACCGCTTCCTGCCGAACGTGCTGCGCTTCTCGGTGCCCGCCGGCCTGGGCATCGGGATCGGCATCCTCGCCGGGTACCTGCTCGCCCGCTACGCGTTCGGCGTGAGCCTCGACGACGCGCGGACGGTCTCGACGATCGTCGTCGTCCTCGGGGGCCTGGCGACCGTCCTCATGCTCGAGTCCGGCGCCAACGCCGAGGACACGCCGCTCGGGCGCAAGCGGCGCCTCGCGGTGTACGGCCTGTGTGCGCTGATGCTCGCCGTCCTCGTGCTGGCGATCGCCATCCCGTTCCTGCGCGACTTCTACATCCTCACGGTGCCGGACGGCGACATGCTCGCGGCCACGGCGGCGGGGGCGGCCATCGGCATCGGGCTGGCGCTCGTCGGCATCCGGCTCACCGGCGCGCTCCGACCCGACACCGGCTGA
- a CDS encoding ATP-binding protein, with amino-acid sequence MLLPASPRVVRPARSRAVPRTLPLALAALGATLLLLGAVEIALLEAGPATPTWAVLLFPLVGWIYAAAGLLAWWRRPSNRTGAVMVGGGVAWLVAGLVNSDVTALLAAGLIAVTVPLAVVVHLLHVFPSGRLRGRLSRATVLAGYAVCLVLQAPEYLFGPPNPLQVADRHDLDRAGFWVQSAAGAAVMVVTAIILGRRLRQTPRAQRWVVGPLYVYGIIAVLFVPLTGSINELFPWGDGVPLTVTQLGLLAAVPVVFAFAVLRGGFARTGEIEELGASLGARQGGRADMRDALAGVLGDRSVALLFWVPQAGGYVDADGRPARLPDAGSDRAAVEVATAGRRVGAIVYDATLIADGRTVEAAGRVIALALDRERLTAELRVSREGLRRSRARLVEAEDRERRRISRDLHDGLQTRLVLLAVEAQRAAGDTTELRAGLEAAIAELRELVQGVMPAALTQGGLYAAAEDLADRAPVPVELDLSPGSDGLPAAVESTGWFVLSEAVTNAVKHAGARELYLSLGQIDGCLRIEVADDGVGGAAVDRGTGLRGMADRVEAHDGRLTVDSPAGGGTRIVAEVPCGS; translated from the coding sequence ATGCTCCTTCCCGCCTCACCCCGCGTGGTCCGGCCGGCGCGATCGCGCGCGGTCCCCCGCACGCTGCCGCTGGCGCTCGCGGCGCTCGGCGCCACCCTGCTGCTGCTGGGCGCGGTGGAGATCGCCCTGCTCGAAGCCGGTCCGGCGACGCCGACGTGGGCCGTGCTGCTCTTCCCGCTCGTCGGCTGGATCTACGCCGCCGCCGGGCTGCTCGCGTGGTGGCGGAGGCCGAGCAACCGCACCGGCGCGGTGATGGTCGGCGGCGGGGTCGCGTGGCTCGTCGCCGGCCTCGTCAACAGCGACGTCACCGCCCTCCTCGCCGCCGGCCTCATCGCCGTAACCGTGCCGCTGGCGGTCGTCGTGCACCTCCTGCACGTGTTCCCGTCAGGACGGCTGCGGGGCCGGCTGAGCCGGGCGACGGTGCTCGCCGGCTACGCGGTCTGCCTGGTGCTCCAGGCGCCGGAGTACCTGTTCGGGCCGCCCAACCCGCTGCAGGTCGCCGACCGTCACGATCTCGACCGTGCCGGCTTCTGGGTGCAGAGCGCCGCGGGCGCCGCGGTGATGGTGGTGACCGCGATCATCCTCGGCCGGCGGCTGCGCCAGACGCCGCGGGCGCAGCGCTGGGTGGTTGGCCCGCTGTACGTCTACGGGATCATCGCGGTGCTGTTCGTCCCGCTGACCGGGAGCATCAACGAGCTCTTCCCGTGGGGTGACGGCGTCCCGCTGACCGTGACCCAGCTCGGCCTGCTCGCGGCCGTGCCGGTCGTGTTCGCCTTCGCGGTCCTGCGCGGCGGCTTCGCCCGGACCGGCGAGATCGAGGAGCTCGGCGCCAGCCTCGGCGCGCGCCAAGGAGGACGGGCGGACATGCGCGACGCGCTCGCCGGCGTGCTCGGCGACCGCTCGGTGGCGCTGCTGTTCTGGGTGCCGCAGGCGGGCGGCTACGTGGACGCCGACGGGCGCCCCGCACGGCTGCCCGACGCCGGCTCGGACCGGGCCGCCGTCGAGGTGGCGACCGCCGGCCGGCGCGTCGGCGCGATCGTCTACGACGCCACGCTGATCGCCGACGGCCGCACCGTGGAGGCCGCGGGCCGGGTCATCGCGCTCGCGCTCGACCGCGAGCGGCTGACCGCCGAGCTGCGCGTCAGCCGCGAGGGCCTGCGCCGCTCGCGAGCCCGGCTCGTCGAAGCCGAGGATCGCGAGCGCCGGCGCATCTCGCGCGACCTCCACGACGGGCTGCAGACCCGGCTCGTGCTGCTCGCGGTCGAGGCGCAGCGCGCGGCCGGCGACACCACCGAGCTGCGCGCCGGGCTGGAGGCGGCGATCGCCGAGCTGCGCGAGCTCGTCCAGGGGGTCATGCCGGCCGCGCTCACGCAGGGCGGGCTGTACGCGGCCGCCGAGGACCTCGCCGACCGCGCGCCCGTGCCCGTCGAGCTGGACCTGTCGCCGGGGTCCGACGGGCTGCCCGCGGCGGTCGAGAGCACCGGCTGGTTCGTGCTCTCCGAGGCGGTGACGAACGCCGTCAAGCATGCCGGGGCGCGGGAGCTGTACCTGTCGCTCGGTCAGATCGACGGATGCCTGCGCATCGAGGTCGCCGACGACGGCGTCGGCGGGGCGGCGGTCGACCGCGGAACCGGCCTGCGCGGGATGGCCGATCGCGTCGAGGCCCACGACGGCCGCCTGACCGTCGACAGCCCGGCCGGCGGCGGCACGCGGATCGTCGCCGAGGTGCCATGCGGGTCGTGA
- a CDS encoding phosphoketolase family protein, translated as MTTTAAHGPLDERELAALHAYWRAANYLSVGQIYLLANPLLREPLRLEHVKPRLLGHWGTTPGLNFVYAHLNRVIRARDLDAIFVTGPGHGGPGVVANTYLEGTYTEVYPHIGHDEEGLRRLCRQFSFPGGIPSHVAPETPGSIHEGGELGYALVHAYGAVFDNPDLLACCVVGDGEAETGPLAASWHSNKFVDPVRDGAVLPILHLNGYKIANPTVLARIPRDELRMLLEGYGHAPRFVEGDDPLEMHQQMAAVLDEVVAEIAELQHEARSGGSAARPRWPMIVLRTPKGWTGPKEVDGLPAEGSFRSHQVPLAHLAENPEHLAQLEAWLRSYEPEELFDESGALRPELAALAPEGERRMGANPHANGGILLRGLELPDFRDYAVDVPEPARTSAEATRVLGTWLRDVMRLNADRFRIMGPDETRSNRLDAVFEVTDRAWMAEIEPTDDHLAPDGRVMEVLSEHLCQGWLEGYLLTGRHGLFNCYEAFIHIVDAMFNQHAKWLKVTRDIPWRRPIASLNYLLSSHVWRQDHNGFSHQDPGFIDHVVNKKAGVVRVYLPPDANCLLSVADHCLRSRDYVNVIVAGKQPALQYLSMDEAVAHCTRGIGIWEWAGTDQGGEPDVVLACAGDTPTLETVAAAAILREHLPGLKVRVVNVVDLMRLQPPSEHPHGLGDAEFDALFTASRPVIFAYHGYPWLIHRLTYRRTNHHGLHVRGYKEEGTTTTPFDMVMLNDLDRFHLVMDVIDRVPGLGERAAGLRQRMVNERLRHRQYTREHGDDMPDVRDWVWPDAPPPASASTDAQRGSPA; from the coding sequence GTGACGACCACCGCTGCTCACGGTCCACTCGACGAACGGGAGCTGGCCGCGCTGCACGCGTACTGGCGCGCCGCCAACTACCTCTCGGTGGGCCAGATCTACCTCCTCGCTAACCCGCTGCTGCGCGAGCCGCTGCGCCTCGAGCACGTCAAGCCGCGGCTGCTCGGCCACTGGGGCACGACCCCCGGGCTGAACTTCGTCTACGCGCATCTCAACCGGGTGATCCGGGCGCGCGACCTCGACGCGATCTTCGTCACCGGCCCGGGCCACGGTGGGCCGGGAGTCGTCGCGAACACGTACCTGGAGGGCACGTACACCGAGGTCTACCCGCACATCGGTCACGACGAGGAGGGCCTGCGGCGGCTGTGCCGCCAGTTCTCGTTCCCGGGCGGGATCCCGTCGCACGTCGCACCGGAGACGCCCGGCTCGATCCACGAGGGCGGCGAGCTCGGCTACGCGCTCGTGCACGCGTACGGCGCCGTCTTCGACAACCCGGATCTCCTGGCGTGCTGCGTCGTCGGCGACGGCGAGGCGGAGACCGGCCCGCTGGCCGCCAGCTGGCACTCGAACAAGTTCGTCGACCCGGTGCGCGACGGCGCGGTGCTGCCGATCCTGCACCTCAACGGCTACAAGATCGCCAACCCGACCGTGCTCGCGCGGATCCCGCGGGATGAGCTGCGGATGCTGCTCGAGGGCTACGGCCACGCGCCGCGCTTCGTCGAGGGCGACGACCCCCTCGAGATGCACCAGCAGATGGCGGCGGTGCTCGACGAGGTCGTGGCGGAGATCGCCGAGCTGCAGCACGAGGCCCGCAGCGGCGGGAGCGCCGCGCGGCCGCGGTGGCCGATGATCGTCCTGCGCACGCCGAAGGGCTGGACCGGGCCGAAGGAGGTCGACGGGCTGCCGGCCGAGGGCTCGTTCCGCTCGCACCAGGTGCCGCTCGCGCACCTCGCCGAGAACCCCGAGCACCTCGCCCAGCTCGAGGCGTGGCTGCGTTCCTACGAACCTGAGGAGCTCTTCGACGAGAGCGGCGCGCTGCGGCCGGAGCTCGCGGCGCTGGCGCCGGAGGGCGAGCGGCGCATGGGCGCCAACCCGCACGCCAACGGCGGCATCCTGCTGCGCGGGCTCGAGCTGCCGGACTTCCGCGACTACGCGGTCGACGTGCCGGAGCCGGCGCGCACGTCGGCCGAGGCGACCCGCGTGCTCGGCACCTGGCTGCGCGACGTCATGCGCCTCAACGCGGACCGCTTCCGGATCATGGGCCCCGACGAGACGCGCTCGAACCGCCTGGACGCGGTGTTCGAGGTGACCGACCGCGCATGGATGGCCGAGATCGAGCCGACCGACGACCACCTCGCGCCGGACGGCCGCGTCATGGAGGTCCTCAGCGAGCACCTGTGCCAGGGCTGGCTGGAGGGCTACCTGCTGACCGGCCGCCACGGGCTGTTCAACTGCTACGAGGCGTTCATCCACATCGTCGATGCGATGTTCAACCAGCACGCCAAGTGGCTGAAGGTGACGCGCGACATCCCGTGGCGCCGGCCGATCGCCTCGCTGAACTACCTGCTCAGCTCGCACGTGTGGCGCCAGGACCACAACGGCTTCAGCCACCAGGATCCCGGGTTCATCGACCACGTCGTCAACAAGAAGGCCGGCGTCGTGCGGGTGTACCTGCCGCCCGACGCCAACTGCCTGCTGTCGGTGGCCGACCACTGCCTGCGCTCGCGCGACTACGTCAACGTGATCGTCGCGGGCAAGCAACCGGCGCTGCAGTATCTGTCGATGGACGAGGCGGTCGCCCACTGCACGCGCGGGATCGGGATCTGGGAGTGGGCGGGCACCGACCAGGGCGGCGAGCCCGACGTGGTGCTGGCGTGCGCGGGCGACACGCCGACGCTCGAGACGGTCGCGGCCGCGGCGATCCTGCGCGAGCACCTGCCCGGCCTGAAGGTCCGGGTGGTCAACGTGGTCGATCTCATGCGCCTGCAGCCACCGTCCGAGCACCCACATGGGCTGGGCGACGCCGAGTTCGACGCGCTGTTCACGGCGAGCCGGCCGGTGATCTTCGCCTACCACGGCTACCCATGGCTCATCCACCGGCTCACGTACCGGCGCACGAACCACCACGGCCTGCACGTGCGCGGCTACAAGGAGGAGGGCACGACGACGACGCCGTTCGACATGGTCATGCTCAACGACCTCGACCGCTTCCATCTCGTGATGGACGTCATCGACCGGGTGCCCGGGCTGGGCGAGCGGGCGGCGGGGCTGCGCCAGCGGATGGTGAACGAGCGGCTGCGCCACCGGCAGTACACGCGCGAGCACGGCGACGACATGCCCGACGTGCGCGACTGGGTGTGGCCGGACGCGCCGCCGCCCGCCTCGGCCTCGACGGACGCGCAGCGCGGGTCTCCGGCCTGA
- a CDS encoding acetate/propionate family kinase produces MSVLTVNAGSSSLKLRLLDGDDRLAGEEELDATRGHADAGELAAALGRLGGADAVGHRIVHGGMRFTRAVRLDGGVVEELRALTPLAPLHQPAALDALAAVTAALPHLPAVACPDTAFHAGLPPAAATYALPAEWRERHGLRRFGFHGLSHAYAARRAAELLGRPEDGLRLVTCHLGAGASLAAVRSGRSVDTTMGFTPVEGLVMATRSGSVDPGLLLWLVQQGGHDVDEVSDALEHGSGLLGLAGTADMREVLCRAGEGDQAAALARDVYVHRLRALIAGMAAAMDGLHALVFTGGVGEASAPIRAAAADGLGFLGVAVDEAANAAAAPDAEISADGASVRALVVRAREDLEMARQVRAVLAG; encoded by the coding sequence CTGAGCGTCCTGACCGTCAACGCGGGCTCGAGCTCTCTGAAGCTGCGCCTGCTCGACGGCGACGACCGGCTCGCCGGCGAGGAGGAGCTCGACGCCACCCGCGGGCACGCGGACGCCGGCGAGCTCGCCGCGGCGCTGGGCCGGCTGGGGGGCGCCGACGCGGTCGGCCACCGCATCGTGCACGGGGGCATGCGGTTCACGCGGGCGGTGCGCCTGGACGGCGGGGTGGTCGAGGAGCTGCGCGCGCTCACGCCGCTCGCGCCGCTGCACCAGCCGGCGGCGCTCGACGCGCTGGCGGCGGTCACGGCGGCGCTGCCCCACCTACCGGCGGTGGCGTGCCCCGACACCGCGTTCCACGCCGGGCTGCCGCCCGCCGCCGCGACGTACGCGCTGCCGGCCGAGTGGCGCGAGCGCCACGGTCTGCGGCGCTTCGGCTTCCACGGGCTCTCCCACGCCTATGCGGCGCGACGCGCGGCCGAGCTGCTGGGCCGGCCCGAGGACGGGCTGCGGCTCGTCACCTGCCACCTGGGCGCCGGGGCGTCGCTGGCCGCCGTCCGCAGCGGGCGGTCGGTCGACACGACGATGGGGTTCACGCCGGTCGAGGGCCTCGTCATGGCCACCCGGTCGGGCAGCGTCGACCCGGGCCTGCTGCTGTGGCTCGTGCAGCAGGGCGGACACGACGTCGACGAGGTGTCCGACGCGCTCGAGCACGGCTCCGGTCTGCTCGGCCTCGCCGGGACCGCCGACATGCGGGAGGTGCTGTGCCGGGCGGGGGAGGGCGACCAGGCGGCCGCGCTCGCGCGCGACGTCTACGTGCATCGCCTGCGCGCGCTGATCGCCGGCATGGCGGCGGCGATGGACGGCCTGCACGCCCTCGTCTTCACGGGCGGGGTGGGGGAGGCGTCGGCGCCGATCCGCGCCGCCGCGGCGGACGGTCTCGGCTTCCTCGGCGTGGCGGTCGACGAGGCGGCCAACGCCGCCGCCGCCCCGGACGCGGAGATCAGCGCGGACGGTGCGTCCGTGCGGGCGCTCGTCGTCCGCGCCCGCGAGGACCTCGAGATGGCGCGCCAGGTCCGGGCCGTCCTGGCCGGTTGA
- a CDS encoding M23 family metallopeptidase, producing MLAVALGAIAAAPAAAASHDQFSAVNQSVVAPPNPVKGSDGRYHFVYEVQLVNPTSLPWRVSSIAVHAAGATRPVLGRWSGGRVAKVMVGLGDRDPTRNIAPGTGALLHLTFSVASERAIPRAIVQRLVLDNTSRPLAGPPSVTQTGGRSRVARRAPVALGAPLAGDNWLAADGCCTAKRHVRSVQSFDGHLFGAQRFAIDWERVDEQGRLFVGDKAVLANWFGYGQPIYAVSDGTIVHAVDGEPDQVPGALPVGITAAKADGNGILQRLPGGRYALYGHMIPGTLTVHVGDRVTKGQLLGRVGNSGNSSAPHLHLHVVDRNGLFGANGVPYVFDRFTVTRRVASTKAFDRAEATGEPARMRPVRTGPRERELPLDQVIVTWP from the coding sequence TTGCTGGCCGTCGCGCTCGGCGCGATCGCGGCCGCTCCGGCCGCCGCCGCGAGCCACGACCAGTTCTCGGCGGTCAACCAGTCGGTGGTCGCGCCGCCCAACCCGGTGAAGGGCTCCGACGGCCGCTACCACTTCGTCTACGAGGTCCAGCTGGTCAACCCGACCTCGCTGCCGTGGCGCGTGAGCAGCATCGCCGTCCACGCGGCGGGCGCGACGCGCCCGGTCCTCGGGCGCTGGTCGGGCGGGCGCGTGGCGAAGGTCATGGTCGGGCTCGGCGACCGGGACCCGACGCGCAACATCGCGCCCGGCACGGGCGCGCTGCTGCACCTCACGTTCTCGGTCGCGTCCGAGCGGGCGATCCCGCGCGCGATCGTCCAGCGCCTCGTGCTCGACAACACGTCGCGCCCGCTCGCCGGGCCGCCGAGCGTCACGCAGACCGGCGGGCGCAGCCGGGTCGCGCGCCGGGCTCCTGTCGCCCTGGGCGCGCCGCTGGCCGGCGACAACTGGCTGGCCGCCGACGGGTGCTGCACCGCCAAGCGCCATGTGCGCTCGGTCCAGTCGTTCGACGGGCATCTCTTCGGCGCGCAGCGCTTCGCGATCGACTGGGAGCGCGTGGACGAGCAGGGGCGGCTGTTCGTCGGCGACAAGGCCGTGCTGGCCAACTGGTTCGGCTACGGCCAGCCGATCTACGCGGTGAGCGACGGGACGATCGTGCACGCCGTCGACGGCGAGCCCGACCAGGTGCCCGGCGCGCTGCCCGTGGGGATCACGGCGGCCAAGGCCGACGGCAACGGCATCCTGCAGCGCCTGCCCGGCGGCCGGTACGCCCTGTACGGGCACATGATCCCGGGCACGCTGACCGTGCACGTGGGCGACCGCGTCACGAAGGGTCAGCTGCTCGGCCGCGTCGGCAACTCGGGCAACAGCTCCGCGCCGCATCTGCACCTGCACGTCGTCGACCGCAACGGGCTCTTCGGCGCCAACGGCGTGCCGTACGTGTTCGACCGCTTCACCGTCACCCGGCGGGTCGCGTCGACGAAGGCGTTCGACCGGGCCGAGGCGACGGGCGAGCCGGCGCGGATGCGGCCGGTGCGCACCGGTCCGCGCGAGCGCGAGCTGCCGCTCGACCAGGTGATCGTCACCTGGCCATGA
- a CDS encoding response regulator transcription factor, with product MRVVIGEDQTLMREGLTLLLHQGGFDVVGSAADAEDLERKALAHRPDLVVADIQMPPTLTDDGLQAALRIRAALPGIGVLVLSQHVQRRYAAALLDGGADGVGYLLKQRVADVDAFCADARRLCAGGTVLDPEVVSTMLSRARHDDPLDRLTPRRREVLALMAEGRSNAAIGERLCISEQAVVKHAAHIYGQLGLTAGPDDHRRVLAVVRYLSR from the coding sequence ATGCGGGTCGTGATCGGCGAGGACCAGACCCTCATGCGCGAGGGCCTGACGCTCCTGCTCCACCAGGGCGGGTTCGACGTCGTGGGATCGGCGGCCGATGCCGAGGACCTCGAGCGCAAGGCGCTCGCCCACAGGCCCGACCTCGTCGTCGCCGACATCCAGATGCCGCCGACCCTCACCGACGACGGGCTGCAGGCGGCGCTGCGCATCCGGGCCGCGCTGCCCGGAATCGGGGTCCTCGTGCTCTCCCAGCACGTCCAGCGCCGCTACGCGGCCGCTCTGCTCGACGGCGGTGCGGACGGGGTCGGCTACCTGCTCAAGCAGCGGGTCGCGGACGTCGACGCCTTCTGCGCCGACGCCCGCCGGCTGTGCGCGGGCGGCACGGTGCTCGACCCCGAGGTCGTCTCGACGATGCTCTCGCGGGCGCGCCACGACGACCCGCTCGACCGTCTCACGCCGCGCCGCCGCGAGGTGCTGGCCCTGATGGCCGAGGGGCGCAGCAACGCCGCGATCGGCGAGCGGCTGTGCATCAGCGAACAGGCGGTGGTCAAGCATGCGGCGCACATCTACGGTCAGCTCGGCCTCACGGCCGGCCCCGACGACCACCGCCGCGTGCTCGCGGTGGTGCGGTACCTGTCGCGCTGA